DNA sequence from the Deltaproteobacteria bacterium genome:
CTGTCTGAGGCCCAGCCCGGGTCCCATTTCGGCTCCTCAGGCCACGGCCTTTTACGTCTTGCTTCGAAGTCCCTCTGAACGGCCTGGGCAGCCCGGTCGGCCATGACCAGCGCTTCGAGGAGGGAGTTGCTGGCCAGCCTGTTGGCGCCATGCAGCCCGGTGCTGGCGACCTCACCCAGGGCGTAAAGGCAAAGGATATTGGTGCGTGCGTCTAAATCGGTCAACACGCCGCCGCAAACATAATGGGCCGCAGGCACAATCGGGATGGGCTCTCTGGTGATGTCAATCCCGAAGCTGAGGCAGGTCTGAAAGATATTGGGAAAGCGTTCAGTGATAAAGCTCTTTTCACGATGGCTGATATCTAAAAAAACACAGTCATCGCCGCTCTTCTTAAGCTCAGAGTCAACGGCCCTGGCGACCACGTCCCGCGTCGCCAGGTCTTTCATCTCGTGGTAATCGGCCATGAACTCCCGGCCTTTTGAATCAATCAGCTTCCCGCCTTCTCCCCTGACCGCTTCTGAGATTAAAAAGCTCTTGGCCAGGGGATGATAAAGACAGGTCGGATGGAACTGCACGAACTCCATATTGGCTATAACCGCGCCCGCACGGTAACCCATGGCCACCCCGTCCCCGGTGGCTATGTCCGGGTTGCTGGTATATAAATAGACCTTCCCGGCCCCGCCGGTACAGAGAACGACGACACGGGCAAAAAAGGTCTTGACCTCGTTCTGCCTGGTATCCAGGACATAGGCCCCCCAGCAGGATTCTTCAGACATCGTCTTGACGAGGCCCCGCCGGAAGAGCTTGTAATGAGTGATTAAATCTATGGCGACGTGGTGCTCGTAAAATTCAATATTCTTTTGCGCCAGGGCCTGCTCGACCAGGGCTCGTTCTACTTCCTGGCCCGTCATGTCCTCGGCATGCACGATCCGGCGTCGGGAATGACCGCCTTCCCGGCTCAGTTCAAACATGTTCTCCTGTCCAGCCTCGAGGTTGAAATTTACGCCCAGGTCCAGAAGCTCCTTGATGCGACCCGGGCCTTCACTCACCACAACCTTAACCACCTTTTCATCGCACAGGCCCGCGCCAGCGGTCAAGGTGTCTCGCATGTGAAGTTCAAGGGAATCATCTTCACCCAGGACTGAGGCTATGCCGCCCTGGGCCATATTCGTGCTGGTGTCGCTTTTTTCCTTTTTGGTTACAATATTAACGGTGCCGAACTTCGAGACCTTCAGGGCGAAGGATAGACCGGCTATGCCGCTTCCGATTACGAGAAAATCACTGATATGAGTCAAGCTAACCCCTCCCCTTGAGGCATGATTATTGACAAGCTCATGCCAAATGGCAAGAAAAATCGAGCCTCAAGGCAATGAGCCTTGCTTTGAAAACGCCGGGAAGGTATGCTAATATTATATTAGGCAGTTAAAAAGGTGAACAGATGCGCAGATTGCACACGCTTTTAACCATTACTCTGTTTCTGCTCCTGGTTCCTTATGCCGCCATGGCTCAACCCATGCCCAAGGCGGTGACGCCAGAAATAGACTTTGACTTTGGAAAGGTAAAGGCGGCCGGCCAGACACTGAAGCACGATTTTGTCATCGCCAATCACGGTCAGGCTGATCTGGTCATCGCAAGCGTTGTTCCGGGCTGAGGCTGCACTGTGGTCAAGTTTGACCGCCTGATCAAACCGGGGCAGAAAGGCCGCATCACTTTATCTTTGAGGCTCTCCAGCCGCTCCGGGCCTTTTATAAAACAAGCCGTGGTTCGAACCAACGACCCGAGAAGGCCCAAAATTACACTGCGCCTCAAGGGGATTATTGTGACCGTTCCGAAAGGGGTTCAAGGCGAGAGGCCCCGCAGCGGCCCTTCAAAAATGAGATAGCTTCAAAACGGCGCGCTGGAAATATTTTCCTTACTTGTGAAAAAGGGCCGCCGCCTTTACGGGCGGTGGCCCTTTACGTCTAGATCAAGTTCTGGTTTAAATTTTCACCGGGATGATGTGAGCCGTGATAAAGATTAAAAGTTCAACCTTTGAATCCAGGACCTCATAGTTTTTAAATAACAAGCCAATTATGGGTATGCGGTGCAGGCCCGGGACGCGGTTGGTGGTTCTGGACTTGTCGTCAATGATGATCCCGCCGATGACGACCGTCTCGCCGTCTCTGACCATCAGCTTGGTTGAGGCCTGGCGGGTGTTAATCGGCGGGTTTCTGGCGCTACGAGCGTAATCCGGGGTATCCTTGGTCACCGTGATCTGCATGGAGATGATCTTCCCGTTTTCCTCGATGTGGGGTGTCACTTCGAGCTTCAATTCCGCTTCCTTGAAGTCTATCTTGCTAGGCTCAGTCGCAGTGGCCGTGGTTTCAAAGGGAATGGACTGGCCCTGCTTGATGAAGACCTTTTCATCATTATTCGCCAGGATGCGCGGGGCGGAGATGATCCGTCCTTCACCGCTCTGCTCCATGGCATACAAATTGGCGTTCAGGTCAATGGCGGCGGTGGCGAAGGAAAGACCGAGGGCCAGACCGGTAGCCGGTGGGGCGATCAGATTAACAGCGTGATTGGTGGCGCCGAAGAGGCCGTTAGCTGTAAGAGATCCGCCTAAAGACCCTCCCATGAGCAATCCGCCCAGATTTCCTCGGGGGTCTCGCACGGTGCCGCCCCAGTTGACGCCTAAATTTTTTGAGAAGCTGGTCGAAGCCTCGACAATGCGAGCTTCAATCAGGACCTGCATGGCTACCTTATCGTTTTTACGGAAGACCTCCTGCATTACCTGGAGAACATCTTCTCTCTCTTTAAGAAAGACGTCGTTCCCGATCACCTTGATCGTCCCTTCAGGGCTTTTGAGCGGTTCGAGCATCGCTTTCATCTTTTCGACGCTGGCGTATTTGGGCGTCCATATTCTGGTGACCAGGATTTCCTTTTCTTTTTCTATCAGTTCCAGTTCAAGCTGTCGCCTTTTCCTTTCTTCGAGCAGGCGTCCGACTTCTTCGATGCGCAGGACATTACCCACGATCTCCATGCCCAGGTTCTGAGAGGCGAGAATAATGTCCAGGGCCTGGTCCCAAGGCACGTTCTTGAGTCTGAGGGTGACCTTGCCTTTGACGCGGTCCGAGATGACGACGTTCTTGCCGCTCACTTCACCGATCAGCCTGAGGATATTGTGGATATCCGCATTCTGAAAATCAAGCGAAATGAGCTTCCCGGTATAGGTGCGACCTTCAGGGGAGACAGCCGCTCGCCTGGCAGGGGCAGCGGGAGCGCCTCTGACCTCGGCCTCCGCAGCCGACGGCTCAGCCAGGATCGGCTTTTTGGCCGCCCGGGGCGGAGGCAGATAAATCTTCCTCGGAGCCACGCCCGAAGGGTCGAAGTCGAGGTGGATGATGGGTCCTTCCTGGCTCAGATGATAAGGCACGGTCTGCCGAAGTCTAATGGTCAGGCTCAGGGTCTGCCTGCCAGCCCGAGCCGGGTTGATGAAATCAACAGCGCTTTCAAAATAACTGGTGTCCAGAGGCCGGAGCAGGGTCTCGGCGATGCTTACCGGCGACAAGGATAAAATCACGGTTCTGCCTTGGTCTCGGGCTATTATCCTGGGCGTAACCGGACCGGTCGCCTTGATGCTCAACCGGGTGCCTTGTCCCTTGGCCAGGGGCTTGAAGTCAAATCCGGTAATGCGGATAAGGCCCGCGCTGGAGGGGGCGGCAGATGTTCGTTCAAAGCCGGTCGAGGTCGAGGCCTGGCGGGATGAAGGGTCTGCGGTCAGCGAGGCCTGAGAAAGGTTCTCGATGATAACGGCGAGGTTATTGTTTTCACGTATGATTTTATAATCGGGCTTCCCGGCGAGGTTAATCCTGACCCGATGCAGTGTCTTCTTGCCATCAATAGAGCATACCTCGACCTGTTTAATGGTCCCGTTGTTGACCTGGGTCTGACCCACAGCCCGAGGTGCAGCGACGGCCCCGAGATCTACAATGATGCTGGGCGGGTTATCGAGCATAAAGGTGGTGTAGGTCAAGTGTTGGTTGCCCATCAGGACCACGCGGCTGGATTTGCCAGTGTGATTGACCAGGACTCCCAGCAATGTGGGTTCAGCCTTTGCCAGGGTCGAGGCCGGGACAGCCTGATGCTCATGTGCTTTTTCTGCCATCGGGATCGGCCGGGTCGCCATCTGCGTGGCGCAGCCCACGACCAGGACCAGAAGGGCGATCACAAGCAGAGTCTGTGTGGGTCCCCTTCTCATTGTTCTTCTCCTTTAAGCGGTATAGTCACCACGCGCGTTTTTTTCTTTCCGAGGTAAGTGCGGTATTCCTCAATTACTTCAATACGACCGGGCTTAACGACTTCCTGAAGCCCGCCGCGCACGCCTGTTTCCGCTGGGTAAATTCCCAGTACTTTCCCGTCGTTTGTGCCGACATAAGTACCGGCCTTGATGATGTAACCCATGCCGGTGGAATCTTCGAGCAGGGCCCGGGCATCCTTCCCGTTGGAAATGATCGCTACCAGTTTCAGGGAGGACAGCTCCATCTTTTGAAGCGGCGTCAAAGGCTTGCCAGGTTTTTTGGCCGACGTTATTTCAGGCCCTTCAGGCGATATAATCGGAAGGAAAGGGTCATTTCTGTCCGCAGGCACGAAAACGTACTTCCTGCCTTGCTCATTCCAGATATCGAGGATCCTGCTGGACTCTTGAGGGTTGGCCAGAGCTTTCCCGGGCGCGGCCTCAGATGCGGCAGACGCCGGGGCCGGGGCGGCGGCCGCGACCTGGCTTCCAGGCCCAAAACCTAACGTCAAGCACAGCGAAAGGCAGACTGCGGCCAGAACAAAGGTCCTTCGTTTTTCAAGCGCCATAAAACGCTGACCATGGATATGTCTAGATTGACTCATTTTCTCTTGACCTTGGCCCCGCCTTTCTTCTTTGGACTTTCAAGAACGTTGTCTGGCAGCGATGTCTCAATAAATCGGTATGTGGTCCCGCTGATGGTGCTGGTCAGAATCAGGTCGCCCTCAATGATGACCGGCCTGGCCATCTTGATGGAATCCACATGAACGATCCGTGCCAACCGGCTGATTTTGTATAAGAAACTGGCTACGTTAATATAGGGGCCTTCCACGATCATGTTAAACGGAACCTTGGCCAGAAACCCCCCCCTCAAGTCCGAAGTTTTTGGCTGGACTGGTTTGAATTCATAAACGTTCAAGCCTGAATCCAGGGCACGGGCCGACACATCTTTCAGAAGCCGGTCAACCTGTTCCTCATCAGGAAGAAAACGGCGTGATATCTCGAGCTCTTTCTTCAGGCGCTCGAGTTTTGCCGGGGCCTCCCTGATCTCTTTCTGCCTCTTGGCGCTCATATTAAAGGCCAACTTTTCTTTGGCCTCCTGGATCTGTTCTTCCAGGGAATTGATGTCATTGAAAAGAGGCAGTAGAAGGAAGTATCCAAAGACCGCTACCACAACGATATACACCCCGGCGGCAATACCGAGTTTATGGGGCCGCTTCAGCTTTTCGAGCTGTTCCCAGGGGAAAGGTGGCAGCTTGATATTATTCATGTGCTTTTTCCCCCGGTCTGACTAGCCTTGGCTTCTTGTTTTTGCGACTTGTCTTCACTGAGGTAGTTGATGATGCATTTGATCTGAAACTGCTTTAACCGGTGCGGCCCGATGTTAATCTGCCTCGAATTGATCAGCTTTACATTTTCGATAAGCAAGGAATCTTCCAGGTTCTTGATATATCGAGCGATAAACTGATTATCCTTGGCAACGCCTTTAAGCGTCAGTACCGCCACCTCTTTGGTTTCAATTTTTGGTTGAGCCGCGGCCGCTTGTTTCTTCGCCTTGACCGTGGTGATGATCTTCTCTTTTACCTTGGCCTTCCGGTTCGAAGCCGCGGGTCTGGCCGGGACGGCCCTTTTTCGAGCCGGCTGGGGTGGTATGACGGGCACCGTGACCTTGATGGATTCAGTGCGCTGTACCAGCTCCGTCAGCCAGACCTCACCGCGCGGCGTTCTTTTAATGATTTCGTCCAAAAGCCTGACCGGTCCGCTGCGCTGTTTGATCAGGTCAATGATCAATGAAATCCTTTGGTCGAGGAGGGCCATGGTCTCATTCTGGATATTGAGGATTTCAATCGCCTTTTGCTGAGCTTCCCAGCGATTTATTAATTTTTCTTTCTCGACCAGGAGCTTATCCACTTCACTGACCTGGTCGAATCGATACAGCGCCATGGCTGCGACTATCCCGATTAAAACGATAATAAAGATAGAGACCTGCAGTCTGATGTTTTCTCTGCGTTTAAAGGCGCGTACTGGTAGGAGATTGATCCTGATCAAATCTCTTCTCCAAGCCTCAGGGCTAGCCCGAGACAGATGGTAACCTGGGGCGCGATGTACTCGATGTACGCTGGATCGAATTTTTTCTGATTAACCCCGATGTTCTTGAAAGGGTTGAAAAACTTAACCGGTACACCGGTCTCCTGACCCAGATATCGGTCCAATCCCTCAAACCGGCTCGAACCGCCGCTGAGGTAGATTTCAGACAGCTTTTCATCCGGATAAGTCGTCTCAAGGAACTCAAAGGCACGCCTGATTTCAGCGACCCAGTTCTCAATGGCCCGGCTGACAATGTCTGAAACCGCGTTCAGGTCCGGGGCCTCGATGCCTCCCCATTTGATCCCTTCGGCGGTGTCATAGTCCACGTCAAACTGTTCCTGGATTTCTTCTGTGATGCGGGCCCCGCCCATGGGAGCGTCACGCGTAAAGAGGGAGCTGCCTTCCTTGACGACATTAATATTCAGCTTATTGGCGCCGATGTCAATAAGGGCCACGGTGTCCTTTATATCCAGATAGTTCACAGAAAAGGCATTTTCCATGGCAAAGACATCCACATCAACGATCACGGGCACCAGCTGGCAATCATCCAGCAAATCTATGTAACTGTCAATAACATCCTTCTTCGCCGCTACCAGGATCACGTCCATCTGGTCTTCCGAGATCTCACTTTGCCCTAAAATCTCAAAGTCAACGTTCACTTCGCTAATGTCAAACGGAATGTACTGCTCAGCCTCAACCTCTATTGTCTCAGATAACTCCTCCCGGCTAGTGGTGGGCAGATTGATCTTCTTGATGATGACCGAATAACCGGAAATCGAGGTACAGATATTCTTGACCTTGTACTTCTGGAGCTTGAGGAGATTCTTGATCGTATTCACTATGACCGCTTTCTCCTCGATGTTGCCTTCCACAATAGCGTCAGGAGGCAGATTCGCCACGCCCAATGACTTGAGCGCCAAACCTGACTTGGTTGAACTCAGGAGCACGCACTTTATGGCATGCGACCCGATGTCCAGACCTAGGATAGACTTTTTTTGACCCGTAAGCGCCATGTCGAAAAATCTCTCCCGGTATCAACTATCTTTATCACTGCCGAATATCTGTTCAGCATCCACGATAGCGTATCCCAAAGCCTTCAGAATCTTACGCTTGGTCTCCATGCGGCAGTTCTTGCCCTTCTCGATGCGGTCAATTGTGAGAGGGGATACCCCAGCGTTACGGGCCAACTCGGCCTTGCTCAGAAGACGTTGTTCCCGAATTTTTTTTAAGGAGTTCTTCCCCAAATCCTCGCCCTCCTTAACACGATGAGATGTTTTTCTCAGATCGAGAATTGTCCGGTTCAAAATGTATCATTGATGTTGATTTAACCACTTTTATAATGCGTTGTCAAGTATTTTGTTTCTAATTTATTATAAATTTTAATAAATTACATTATATTGTATTTAATGTGCCCCTGAACACAAGATATAGATTGGAACCATTAAATAGTCCCTACATTTAGATGATAATGCGTATTCATGATGCATCCTGCTCGATTTTTAATTCCGGGCCGATATCTTTAATCGTGGCTGAAAAACTATTTTTTTCAAGCTCATTTTAAACCAGTTGGTTGTTTTTTCTACTTTTTTTCAGATAAAACTTCACCTAATACTTTGCTTGAGGCAAGCCTTTTAAAAAACCATCAAAACCGCAGGCCGGTCATCTCTCATGTTCGGGTAACGTTTACTTTAGACGTTTACTTTAGACGCTTTGCATGAGGTATCGTGCGACCGCCGGTTTTCTGGCTGAATAAGGTATATATGCCCGAACGACCCCGGCCCTCAAATTTATCTTTACAAAATTAAACCTTTAAAATATTATCTGATAGCCTTTCTGAGTGAGCCGGTTAAAAATACGGTTCACAAAAGCCCTGACCGACTCTTGTTGATGATTCAGGCAGCGGCCTGTAAGTAAGGGTTTTCACAAAGAAAGAAATATGAGGACTATAAAAGATAGAAACAGGTAAAAGACCAACTCGGCAGCTAAAGCCGATGCGATATCCAGGAAGGAAGGCAGAATGAAAGAGGCAAGGACCAAGAGTCTCGTTCGTGAATATCTCGAAGTTATCATCGCGGCCATTATCCTGGCCCTTTTTATCAGGACTTTCACGGTCCAGGCCTTTAAGATCCCCTCAGGATCCATGGAGCCCACACTCAAAGTCGGGGACCATATCATGGTCAACAAGTTCATCTATGGGATACGCCTGCCTGTGGTCCACAAGACCATCATCCCCATCAAGGACCCTCAGCGCGGGGATATGATCGTCTTCGTTTTCCCTCTGGATCCGAGCAAGGATTTTATCAAACGGGTGGTGGCTGTGGCCGGCGACACGGTCGAAGTGAGGGATAAAAAGCTCTATATCAACGGGAAGCAGGCCCTAGACGATCATGCTTATTATGGGCGTCTCGGAGCCGGCACAACCATGGTCAGCCCCCGCGACAATTTCGGCCCAATCACAGTGCCTGAAGGCGCTGTTTTTGTCATGGGCGACAATCGGGACCACAGTTACGATTCGAGGTTCTGGGGCCCGGTTGACCTGAAGGCGGTCAAGGGGAAGGCCTTTATCATCTACTGGTCCTGGGACTCGGCCAACTGGAGGATCAGGT
Encoded proteins:
- the pilO gene encoding type 4a pilus biogenesis protein PilO — encoded protein: MNNIKLPPFPWEQLEKLKRPHKLGIAAGVYIVVVAVFGYFLLLPLFNDINSLEEQIQEAKEKLAFNMSAKRQKEIREAPAKLERLKKELEISRRFLPDEEQVDRLLKDVSARALDSGLNVYEFKPVQPKTSDLRGGFLAKVPFNMIVEGPYINVASFLYKISRLARIVHVDSIKMARPVIIEGDLILTSTISGTTYRFIETSLPDNVLESPKKKGGAKVKRK
- the pilM gene encoding type IV pilus assembly protein PilM gives rise to the protein MALTGQKKSILGLDIGSHAIKCVLLSSTKSGLALKSLGVANLPPDAIVEGNIEEKAVIVNTIKNLLKLQKYKVKNICTSISGYSVIIKKINLPTTSREELSETIEVEAEQYIPFDISEVNVDFEILGQSEISEDQMDVILVAAKKDVIDSYIDLLDDCQLVPVIVDVDVFAMENAFSVNYLDIKDTVALIDIGANKLNINVVKEGSSLFTRDAPMGGARITEEIQEQFDVDYDTAEGIKWGGIEAPDLNAVSDIVSRAIENWVAEIRRAFEFLETTYPDEKLSEIYLSGGSSRFEGLDRYLGQETGVPVKFFNPFKNIGVNQKKFDPAYIEYIAPQVTICLGLALRLGEEI
- the lepB gene encoding signal peptidase I; the encoded protein is MKEARTKSLVREYLEVIIAAIILALFIRTFTVQAFKIPSGSMEPTLKVGDHIMVNKFIYGIRLPVVHKTIIPIKDPQRGDMIVFVFPLDPSKDFIKRVVAVAGDTVEVRDKKLYINGKQALDDHAYYGRLGAGTTMVSPRDNFGPITVPEGAVFVMGDNRDHSYDSRFWGPVDLKAVKGKAFIIYWSWDSANWRIRWGRLGRLLH
- the nadB gene encoding L-aspartate oxidase, encoding MTHISDFLVIGSGIAGLSFALKVSKFGTVNIVTKKEKSDTSTNMAQGGIASVLGEDDSLELHMRDTLTAGAGLCDEKVVKVVVSEGPGRIKELLDLGVNFNLEAGQENMFELSREGGHSRRRIVHAEDMTGQEVERALVEQALAQKNIEFYEHHVAIDLITHYKLFRRGLVKTMSEESCWGAYVLDTRQNEVKTFFARVVVLCTGGAGKVYLYTSNPDIATGDGVAMGYRAGAVIANMEFVQFHPTCLYHPLAKSFLISEAVRGEGGKLIDSKGREFMADYHEMKDLATRDVVARAVDSELKKSGDDCVFLDISHREKSFITERFPNIFQTCLSFGIDITREPIPIVPAAHYVCGGVLTDLDARTNILCLYALGEVASTGLHGANRLASNSLLEALVMADRAAQAVQRDFEARRKRPWPEEPKWDPGWASDSDEAIVVSHNWEEIRRSMWNYVGVVRTNRRLQRARSRIRNIQKEIDEYYWNFLITSDLIELRNIAMVAELIIESALSRKESRGLHYNLDYPQRNDALFKRDTILRLGSFPT
- a CDS encoding helix-turn-helix transcriptional regulator, which codes for MGKNSLKKIREQRLLSKAELARNAGVSPLTIDRIEKGKNCRMETKRKILKALGYAIVDAEQIFGSDKDS
- the pilQ gene encoding type IV pilus secretin PilQ → MRRGPTQTLLVIALLVLVVGCATQMATRPIPMAEKAHEHQAVPASTLAKAEPTLLGVLVNHTGKSSRVVLMGNQHLTYTTFMLDNPPSIIVDLGAVAAPRAVGQTQVNNGTIKQVEVCSIDGKKTLHRVRINLAGKPDYKIIRENNNLAVIIENLSQASLTADPSSRQASTSTGFERTSAAPSSAGLIRITGFDFKPLAKGQGTRLSIKATGPVTPRIIARDQGRTVILSLSPVSIAETLLRPLDTSYFESAVDFINPARAGRQTLSLTIRLRQTVPYHLSQEGPIIHLDFDPSGVAPRKIYLPPPRAAKKPILAEPSAAEAEVRGAPAAPARRAAVSPEGRTYTGKLISLDFQNADIHNILRLIGEVSGKNVVISDRVKGKVTLRLKNVPWDQALDIILASQNLGMEIVGNVLRIEEVGRLLEERKRRQLELELIEKEKEILVTRIWTPKYASVEKMKAMLEPLKSPEGTIKVIGNDVFLKEREDVLQVMQEVFRKNDKVAMQVLIEARIVEASTSFSKNLGVNWGGTVRDPRGNLGGLLMGGSLGGSLTANGLFGATNHAVNLIAPPATGLALGLSFATAAIDLNANLYAMEQSGEGRIISAPRILANNDEKVFIKQGQSIPFETTATATEPSKIDFKEAELKLEVTPHIEENGKIISMQITVTKDTPDYARSARNPPINTRQASTKLMVRDGETVVIGGIIIDDKSRTTNRVPGLHRIPIIGLLFKNYEVLDSKVELLIFITAHIIPVKI
- a CDS encoding pilus assembly protein PilP, with translation MSQSRHIHGQRFMALEKRRTFVLAAVCLSLCLTLGFGPGSQVAAAAPAPASAASEAAPGKALANPQESSRILDIWNEQGRKYVFVPADRNDPFLPIISPEGPEITSAKKPGKPLTPLQKMELSSLKLVAIISNGKDARALLEDSTGMGYIIKAGTYVGTNDGKVLGIYPAETGVRGGLQEVVKPGRIEVIEEYRTYLGKKKTRVVTIPLKGEEQ
- a CDS encoding PilN domain-containing protein, producing MIRINLLPVRAFKRRENIRLQVSIFIIVLIGIVAAMALYRFDQVSEVDKLLVEKEKLINRWEAQQKAIEILNIQNETMALLDQRISLIIDLIKQRSGPVRLLDEIIKRTPRGEVWLTELVQRTESIKVTVPVIPPQPARKRAVPARPAASNRKAKVKEKIITTVKAKKQAAAAQPKIETKEVAVLTLKGVAKDNQFIARYIKNLEDSLLIENVKLINSRQINIGPHRLKQFQIKCIINYLSEDKSQKQEAKASQTGGKST